The DNA region ccaacaacaattttactttgaccgtaagcaatggattacaaccagcttttaacggattggtgccaacaacaattggactttgaccgtaagcaatggattataaccaacttttaacggattctgccaacaacaattggactttgatTGTAAGCTTTAGTAAAACAATTACTGGCTACAACGAAATTTGCCAGCAACAACTagacttgaaatgatgttggtgacaaccaaacttcagatacCAATCACGAATATATTTACAAAcagagtgacagtgatgccaacgacaattgggcttaaaatgagttctagtaacaactgagcttggaataatgcCTAGTGACAACTTaattttaggagacaccaatAATGCTTGAAATAATGCCAGGGAATGACATAGAGGTTCTGGAAGTGCGTCAGAATAAAATGACATGTCCGAAAATTCATCGGAGagtaaaagaaacaaattctggaaatgcatcagaattacaagtgatattctggaaatacatcagaatacagaCACATCCGGTAATGCATCGAGAAAATtttggaaatacatcagaatacaagaCATACATATTCAAGAATACATCAGATAGGTGGGGAAACATCTGGAAACACATCAGACaagttatggaaatacatcaataaacaaaggagtaatccggaaattcatcggataatccaaAAAGGAATTGAACCTAATGGAAAATTTTCTGATAGGTGCCAACTGggttggacttgaaaatgactgcgaaaaccggatgatggtttaagggcaccaaagacaaactggaattagaggtcaaaggatataggatcaacaacaagacctgggtcaatgcaaaatgagcacaAAGTACATTTAGGCTATGCATGGTTTGAATTttcttttatgcatgatatatgaatgatcatgatatgaaaatgatgacacttgagtggactgggagtttgtaaagaCTTTTTATGGAAGTCgtgattcctcaacaccgagaactcaaccaaatattttgtgatatatgttgtcaaaggagaattcCATCAAGCTTGACATCCACAACTTAGCCAAATGGATCCTTTCGGAGGATTAATGAATCACGTTAACATAATTTTCAGACACTCATCTTAAACTCAATAATTGTTGAtgtatggcagaatttgtttgagaaatttgaaagcacgaagaaagaggttttgccccagtctgttgggtctttgaaaatgttcaccttgaaagtgggTTTGAAACAACTTGACATGAGACGATCTCAAGATGGCTTGCCCTAAGTGTTCGAGACTTGCAGTGGTCTACCCCTGATCTTGGAACGATAGACTTTTGATTGACTGTCCTTGGCTTGTTGGACTCAATGAGcttctgaggtggcttgcccctgtctgagtcttgaagcaaattactcttggctagatgacccttagggtgattgGCTTGGTTTGACCGATACTCAAAGTGATTTTCCCCTGACaagacttctttcactttatcaagttcttcaactgtatattgttggaatttccttgatgctaagtgttgacttgcaaataagattgttcattcaaaaaatggtaattttaatgcagtgcttatgcaaaaatttgaaatcaaaatttattgatatgaatgggtgaaatatAGTGAATAAGTCACTGGTAAGAACACAATGATCATCTAATCACTCACAATGTGCGAGATGGTGCAATTAAATGATTAACAAAGatcgtttggagtcaggttaacacaaccttactgcaatatgctttcaaaatagaccatgcctcaattaggtcttttaagggttgtaatgtggtctggttcacggtttttttgaaacaaaaggatataaggctcacaatttaatttttacccaccccttcttcttgatgatctccagttcctacgttcagttaattcaataccAGCATTCGACTTCGAAGGTGCGAAAGTTAAAATGAGGATTCAagatgagattttcttgaaatggaagtcaccttattttgtttttgttgaggattttggtgacctcttttgattgattttctttatccctaatttttcctggaccgcttctttgaagctttcggtccatcaGGATGCCCTGATTTTTGCCTAAGCCATTTTTTGAGGTGTTTGACTTAGCGTACTTTTTCTGTTTTTTTAACgtgttgactgccacattattggtggatgaggatcaaccaacactaattttagcttttctcaactttttcgacacttcaacatgtgcgcgaaggataacatgtggtagaacctaattggagggtgtacatatggacgattttttttgaaagatcgaatgcacgatcaagctatctgaacataactaccctgccccaggttaagattaagggttttagatccgaaataaacaccaacttctaggctcaaagtggttgactagggattaactccttatctcttcagtgtttggggatttgaaacaatgccttacatcattgacaaggttttactcaaaagcataccacaacaatttcaggtgtttcgttttcatcgtcctccttccaatctttgttaacacaatagtttgataaacaaaagtgaatgagaggagtatttttgtttttaacataaatgaaaaacgagtgaatacgaatggattaattcaaaagatgcataaacacttcattaatcttaccaattcaaagaaaacaacaatgcttaaaagaAATTAAtaatcaacatgcaaggaaactacaaaagaaatgctgaaacaaccaaatgattgccagctttagggaatgacttcttcaaacttgatccattaacttAGGGGGACACCCCTTGAGATCTTCGCACTTATCCGGTCGATGGGTTAACGTTTACCACCAAGCTATGTACCTGCTGTCAATCAACTGTTGTACTTTGGCTTTAAAAGCGTTGCAGTCTTCGGTTGAATGCCCTTTTGatccggcatgatatccacattgcatatttgggtcatacccgggtgggtaaggttgtgAAACCGGCTTgagagacttgggaaccaccaacgagttttgaattAGAGGTTGTAGAAGTTGGCTATATGTCATGAAGCTTGGATGACGAGGAGCATTTCTTCTTTCCAAGTTAGTTTGGGGCCTAAGCTGATTTTGACATTGATTTCGATATCTCGGGCCTTGGGCTTGTTGATTTGGATGAGGAACAAACCATGATTGTTTGTAATGAAGACCAAAAGGTAGTGTTTGCTGGTATGACACTTTGGGCATTGCTAACCGCTCATTTTCAgccacttgaaggttgggatcgACAAGATTTTTGACATTGGCAcgatgatcttcaaattcttttccttcaatctcatcgttgtatgcaaccctcttggatccattactcacttctccttttctttcgttggtatgggtcgtgacattggaaatccaaggcgatatctcaatgatcttaccaggaaacaatgatatctcattagccacatccttgacctcttccttgtggtacaaaaccttgaggggtttcaggggtcctttgcctttctcattacctggcccagaaatcaagataTATGTATCTGAGgcttcctccttgagtgttggtgaccttatgtcaatcaatctttgtagcttgagcttaaaactcttgcattcctcgatggagtgccccattgttctAGTATGGTATCCacacttgatcttcgggtgatcttcttcaaagactaagctttttttgttaatcagttctcataccaaggctttcagcgctaagcaagaatccaggtcgtgtcccactgcccctttatggaattcacatgttgcatttggattgtaccatggcaggtatggtgacgtaggcgtgagagctcgaggggtTACCAAAGCATTCTGGACCAGCTacgggtagagcttgctatatggcaccaGAATCGGGTCATTGTGATCTTTATTccccttgttctgattctgatttttgttctgaacctgacttcggtgattttgaggaggaatagccagaggatgttgatgattacgtcttgagggaggtccatatactggtaaatgaggaTTTTCCACATAGGATTTCCCTTGACTTGGAGTAACACCTGATGGATGTGGAGAAGTAGCTCCCTCCGCTGCAGTAATGGGTATGGgatgaccctcttttctcaataaggcttgcagggtttccacgacccatcccatttggctcttcaaaatattgagttcctccttcaatgcttcttgacttttccttagctcgtccatcatctcttgagacatggttctttgttctaaacgcgtgtcaGGAATCACTTTGTTGATCATGGACAAGggatggatgagttttttgtattttgtctggaaaaagacatgcattatgataagatgcaaatgcaatggaaTGTAAATGAATGTAATGCAAGCCACGTATATTTTATTTCTCAATACAtgggttcaaaagtctgaggtactgatgaatctgatttctttccaagaataggttttcaccgggtatgatctagggtttcaaaaaaagttcctagagtcatggatccattagactgtttgctgcctatggcaacttacttgccggacatcaacttcatccaaagaatctactctaagtgaggttctcgcatcgatccaacgagaaattcatcttGCAAACCCACAATACGCAACCATCTTTTCTAGTTGGACAGATGATTAAGGTTTTACAAatggtccttagagtcatggatccttatgaaaatatcgaagcttacggcaacttaaTTGCCGAGAAACAACATCCTCcaaaggatctactctaagtgaggttctcgtactgacccaacgagaaattcatctcgtagacccgcactactcaacctcgtcctatcttatgtttttactcgagactcgggtaaaaaatctttcccacaaggtttgcaatcagagtatccaagtaccaaagcataatcgaaccaatacaacagatttATATCAATCTGATAATAAAGATAGAAAAACCAAGAAAGAAAATCCAGACAAGTAAgcaaacaaaggcacacaaatgACCTAACTACGCTTGGCTCACTTAGGGAGAaacgtccccagcagagtctccatctgtcgcacctcgaaaaaaatgagaacatgacttagcgaagcgcaatcCCACGCTCacatgatggactaaacagagtcgccaccgaactttatttattcctaaaaaggaaagggggaatatcgataaaacccaagaaagaacgacaatgattatggtcgtcgcaaccaatatcagggttcaggagtcgattacgcaagaggaatgtattagcaccccttacgtccgttgtactcaatgggaaccattaggttaattgtgtgCATTAttgttagcttagaaatgttaggcttcttgagttattaggtgggaaagaaagaaagggtgagaggagaatatttttggatttttaacgaaggactaaacctaagttttttattagtgggcctgacaagatttcacaatcctgctcctacgtatctcaatagagaactcaaggcttacgtagttctgggtagaaaatgtttgtttgttggtcgattttagcgaaagctatattgtattaatcaacgaaaacattgttttatccaaaacagatgaggagAGGACGTGTACCACGCATagaatggatttacaaatcaacattcggaaaaacgtcacttatctcaactcaacaattgtggcTGAAGCATTGCTTTACATAACCTTAAaacaagatgtctttcgttttgaaaaggtttttttttatcaatcgcacgacggcgaagaaaagagtttgattggttgaatgtatttttgggcttgaaagacgaatatttatgacttgcaagctcttacaacttgggtctaatactcgggactacgtctggacctttcacccaggtaatctttttctttcaattttattgagaaaagacgtttgaattttacaaatattttgaagagaagacgaatacatagggcttacaagctcttacaacttgggcgtaatattcgggattacgactgaaTATTCCATCCAgagtaatctttttcttcagattttattgagaaaaaagatttgaatattggagtgttttagagggaagacgaacacttatggcttgcaagctcttacaacttgggcctagcaTTCGAGACTATGAttggatatttcatccaggtaatctttttcttcagattttactgagaaaaatacgtttgaatatttacaaatattttgaagagaagacgaatacgtagggcttacaagctcttacaacttgggcctaatattcgggattacgactggatattacATCCAgagtaatctttttcttcagattcacctatggaaatggtttgaatattggagtttttgaagagaagacgaacacttatggcttgcaagctcttacaacttgggcctaacattcgagattacgactggatattccatccaggtaattttttcttcagattttaatGAGAAAAAAGATGTAAATATGATTTCAGAAAATAAATCAATGAAGTTCTCAATCATTCAATTTTTATTGTTCACGCTCAAAATTAATTTGAAATCAAATGAATAAATAAATGGTCAAATAATCAAAAACAAATTATAAATATAAAAGAGAACATGCATGTATATGAGGTGCACAAGAAATTAAAGGATGTTAAAATGAAATTAGGGCCCAAAGCCCATTCCAAAATCAAATCCCTAGCTctaataataaaacaaaattaaaatgaataaatataATGAGAGTTGATGGGGGCGACGCCCTATTAACCAAGCAAACTCCTCTCtcatttttttcaaaattcaaaacaAATCCAATCATCCTTTGACATATAGCACGcttttaaacaaaataaaaataaataataaaaagaaTGCAATATTTGGAACGTCCTCTCTCTCCATCACTCTCTCTCCATCAGAAAATTGCCTTTTCACTTGAAAAATAATTTCTCTCACCCATTAAAGTATACTCCTCTTCCAAACAACATTTTCCTCAAAATCAAACATAAAACCACACGCACTGGTTCAATTGTAAACGGAAAAATCAATCGAGCAAAACAAAATAGGGGGAAGAAACAAATAGTGGGGGGTGGCGACATGTTTTCCGGCGGAAAACCAATCAATTCTATGGCGGCGGGAGGCGTCAAGGCGCGATGGTTGACGTTGTCTGGAAAACACGATTCCGGCGGATGGAGGAACGGTGATGGAGGTGTTGTAGCCGTGATTGACATGAGATGTTGTTCTCCAATCGCATGCGGCATTGTTGGGAGCTTTTGGTGGATCTATCGTTGGAATTCGTGTTACCGACGTCTACGTTAAAGTTTTGTTTCAGAAGGTTGCAACGGTGGTGGCGGTACTGTGTTGTGCGGTTTAGAAAGTTTCAGAGGAAGGTCCATATGCGGTGTATTGATTGGATCGATTCTCCGATGTTTTCATGGTTGTTGCTGTGTAGTGCGAGTTGTTGGATTGTTGGAGAGTTATGGGTATAATGCGGTTCATATGGAAATGAGTTTCGCTGGAACTTATTGTTGCGTTTCACAGTGAGTAAAACCTGAGTTATGCTACCGTGGTGGAGCGGTGGAGCTTGGTATGGTGACGTCATTCGTTGATGGCAATTGGTTGACCGATTTGCACCACTTCTGAAGATGTTTGCTATCGGGAATCTCACCTTCAAGACCACCTATAATGTTTACATTTCGAACTTGTACACTCTTCAATTTTGAGGATTTGGTGGCACACTTAGCTTAAATGCCGAAGCTTGGATCTAAGAACAATAAACCAATGAAAGTTGTTATAAAGTGTGAGAAATGATGTGGGTTAATGGTTGTTGGAGctatgtgtttgttgttgaatgTTTGTCACCGAAATGAGATAGTTTCAGTTTTGTCAGGTGTAGTGTTTGTGTGGTAGTAAGTGGCGCTAATGCATAACAAGATGGAGTTATGGCTGTGAGTTTGCACGCATGGAGGGAGATGAAGGTAGCAAGAAAAATGGTTTTTTTCAAAAATAGAGAGTGAGTGAAGTCTTGGTCCTCCTTTTGTTGCAGGAAGAGTCTATGGTTTATGTCGACAGCGTGAAATGAGATATGAGAGAGTTAAAGGGGTGGTGACGTATTTCATCGGAAAGAAAAACGTGGTTGTGTGGTGGGTGGAGTGAAACTTGGTGTGTGTTATATGGATATGGATACAAATGTATGAGAAAGCTCTTTCAACGAGGTAGAGCTTATGGAGGTTGAAGATGGAAGGAAGGATAAAGTTGTTGTTGTAGGTCACATGACGGAGGTTAAAGGGGATAATGAGGATATTGAAAATGATGAGATAATGTAACATGAAGCCAAATGCATTATGATGAGTTTTAGTGAAACTACACCAAGAAGGAAGATGTGAATCTTTATTACTATGTGTTTATGAGGGTGAGCGGAAAGATGGTAACTACATAGAGAGTTGCAAAAAAAAGTTTTGAGGGATTATTTGAGGGAGATTGGAAGAGTATGGAATGGATTGGTTCTTGTTTAAGGTTCCTGCACCTTTTCTTAAAGAAGATCATGACTCTCATCTTACTGTGCGCACATGAGAGTTTTTTTTGGTGAAAAATGGAGAAATGAGGTGGTTTTATGTAGTTGATGTGAGtgaaaaaatgaagaaaaaggTGTGCATTTGAGGAAATATGGTATTAAGGGTGAGTTACGTTGTGTTCAGTGAAGAGGGTTGAAACGTGTTGTGAGGTTTTCATGAAAAATGCAGGTACTTGGTATGCTATTGTAATGAGGTTTCTATGGGAAAATGAGTGGAATAGATAAGGATTATTGGATGAATGTTTTAGTATGAAAAAGGGAACATAAGGGTGAATGTTGGATACTGTGTGCGTGAAGATCCACCCCAAACATTTTCTTAGTTTTCAAAATAACAAAAAAGGGATCTTGGATCTAAAGTAGCGCCGCTCCCCCTTTCTCTTTTCTCAATGCTGTTATTTATATACAATGTATTAGGGTTCTAAATGTTACTACAATTTCCCATAATGCCCCTTAAGTTTTGTTTATGTGACAAAGATGActtaaaacaaattaaaataaacaaaatcaaaCATTTCAAAATAACCATAAAAAAATTAAAGTGAGATTAGAActaattttatttaattatttcgAACATTTcaacaaaaagataaaaataaacGAACTCATAATGAGTAAAAGTTGGGCAAAAAAGTGCTcgaaaaaaattaaaatgaatgcaccaaaatgatcaatgcgaaataaacttattgaaaaaatacagcgtttcttttaattttgaaataaattttaaCCGGTTAAACAAGCTCGAGCTGATCAAAAAGTGGCCaaaaaattagctgaaaaataaattgaGCATATCAGATTAAACTACGagaaacgtagattaataaagtTGATGTCTGGTagcttgattttaaaaattcCGTCCACTGATTTGGCGCACATCCGTCGATTAGTTCAACTGGTTTGTCTGTAGAtccaaaaaaattatttcgactgatattctaggcactatgcggtatggaatgcatgttatgatatgtAAAGAGGCAACAACTATGACAAATATGTTAAATTGgtgattcagggtcaaaattggggtgtgacaattattatatttttttattttcctCTTTGAggtttttggattttttaaataTGTGATATGGACTAACCTTTGAGACTTATGCATTTCCTTCAAAATTCCTGAaacaactttgttaacttttggaatattaattcttttgtgactcagaggaagtaatctgccttataattgaaagaatgacagaatttgatacatgcatataaaataaacgagattgatatgaaataaaagagaaataagaaatggaattaagtagaaggggcgccacactctttctaatccaagagagaatgataagcctatggatgaggatcaccacaagaaaaggatttcttgataagatcaattttggtccaatccagaacctaagagcaaatactctcacttacacaatgtgtaaacttgccaaaattcattgatcttaaaaagaagatacatgcctcctttatataggaatggcttaagataaaaaaataactcctaagaaaacaaaagggtttcaaccactaattatcatgatagtggattgagttattacaaagaaagtgcaaaataaagAAGAGATAGTGGGGTTTTTGAAAGGGCAAAATAATGGCAATTCTTTATTTACCACTTCTCTTGTAATTTTCGTCCATTATAGTGTGGTTATtggtatttcctttatttttatttatttatgcattattGGGCCTTTTATCACATGCTTGGATGATAAGAATAAACTTGGGCTCTTTTTCTTCAATCTGGCCCATGCATTCTATTGACTTGATCATGAAGTGAACTAAAGCATCATTGACTCTTCTTGCACGTGCCCTTGTCATAGGACCTCCTAAGCCTTGCATTGTATCATTTATGTCTTGGATTATGTCTTCATCATTCCCTCCTTCTTGAAAAGAATTCGACCTCAAATTTAGACCATCATCACCTTTCCCCACAAAGTCCTCCAAAAATGGCTTAAGAACTTGGAGTCATGATCAGAGACAATGCTCCTTGGTAAGCCATGTAGGCGCACCACTTCCTTAAAGAACAAATCAGCAACATGACACGCATCATCCACCTTTTTACATGGAATAAAATGTGCCATTTTTGAAAACCTGTCCACAACTACAAAAATAGAATCTTTGCCATTCTTTGTTCTAGGCAGCCCCAAAACAAAGTCCATGGAAATGTCAATCCAAGGAAATTCAGGTACAGGCAAAGGAGTATACAAACCAtgaggcataacttttgatttaGCCTTTTTACACACAATGCATCTTTCACAAAGCTTTTGGACATCAATTTTCATGTGAGGCCAATGAAAATGTTCTTTTAAGAATTCTAGAGTTTTAGAAACCCCAAAATGACCCATTAGTCCTCCCTCATGTGCCTCTTTTACAAGTAATTCTCTAATGGAACCTTTAGGCACACAtagttttttttctttaaataaatAGCCATTGTGCCTAAAATACCCATTGAAGGCAGTATGCTCACAAGCTaaaaattttgaagaaaattcAAGGTCACTTTTATACAAATCTTTAATATGCTCAAGACCAAAAACTTTTGTTTCAAGAGTAGAAAGCAAGACATGTCTTCTTGAGAGTGCATCTGCCACAACATTAGATTTACCTTTCTTATGCTTGATTACATAAGGAAATTGTTCAAGAAACTCAACCCACTTGGCATGCCTCTTATCCAACTTACCTTGTCCCTTCAAATGTTTCAAGGATTCGTGATCACTATGAATGACAAACTCTTTGGGCAGCAAGTAATGTTGCCAAGTTTGTAGAGCTCTCACCAAGGAATACAATTCCTTATCATATGTAGAATAATTAAGGGCAGCCCCTTTTAGATTTTCACTAAAATAAGCAAGTGGATGACCTTCCTGCAGCAAAACAGCTCCAATTCCCACATTAGATGCATcacattcaatttcaaaagattTAGAAAAATTAGGCAATGCAAGAACTAGTGCTTGGGTGAGCTTTTCCTTTAGGGAAGCAAAGGCTTGCTCTTGTTTTTCACCCCATTTAAAACCAACATCCTTTTTAACAATTTCATTGAGGGGTGCTGCCAAGGTACTAAAGTCCTTCACAAACCTCCTATAAAAACTAGCCAAACCATGAAAGCTTCTTACCTCACTTACATTTTTGGGAGGAGGCCACTCTCGAATGGCTTTCACCTTTTCCTCATCAACGTGGACTCCTTTAGAGCTTACAATGAAACCTAAGAAAATCACATGATCGGTGCAAAAGACACATTTTTCTAGGTTGGCATACAAATTTTCATATCTTAGCACTTGCAAAACAGCCTTTAAATGAATGCAATGATCATCTAAGTTCTTGCtataaatcaaaatatcatcaaaatacacaacaacaaacttacCCAAGAACTCCCTTAACACATGGTTCATTAGTCTCATGAAAGTACTAGGTGCATtagttaatccaaaaggcataaccatccactcatacaaaccaaattttgttttaaaagcAGTTTtccattcatccccttcccttATTCTAATTTGGTGATATCcacttttcaaatcaattttagaaAATAAGCATGCACCAAACAATTCATCAAGCAAATCATCTAGTCTAGGAATAGGATGCCTATATTTAATGGTAATATTGTTAATGGCCCTACAATCAGTGCACATCCTCCAACTACCATCCTTTTTAGGGACTAGAATAATAGGGACAGCACAAGGACTTAAACTTTCTCTTACCCATCCTTTACTTATCAATTCAGCAACTTGCTTTTGTATCTCTTGAGTTTGTTGTGGATTGCTTCTATATGCTGGCCTATTAGGCAAAGATGCTCCTGGATTGAGATCAATATGATGTTCAATTCCTCTTATAGGTGGTAAACCACTTGGCACCTCTTCCGGAAACAATTCTTTAAATTCCTGCAAAAGAGACTCAATACAATTTGGCAATTTTTTTTCATTAGAAATAGTGGTTAGAAAAGGCACCTCCTTGTAAAAGAGCAAGTACAAAGGCTGGTGTGACACAATTGCTTCTTTCACATCTCTTTTTTTTGCAATTAaactttgtttcttttctcttttatcattctttttcttttcattcttttctttttctttttctttttctttttctttttcttttctttcttgatcatatttttctctcatttttctttGATCTTCTCTCACCTCACTAGGATTTAACGGTACAAGATTGATCTTTTGATCATGATACATAAAAGAGTACTTATTGGAGTATCCATCATGATTGGCTTTTCTATCAAATTGTCAAGGCCTTCCTAATAACAAATGACTAGCTTCCATTGGTACTACATCACACAACACTACATCCtcatattttccaattttaaAACAAATCTCAACTTGTTTATTAACAAGCATTTCTACACTTTCATTAAGCCATTGGAGTTTGTAAGGCTTAGGGTGAGGTTTTGTTTCCAATTTTAGTTTAGAAACCAGACGCGTGCTTGCAACATTTGTACAACTTCCTCCATCAATTATTAAAGAACAAACCTTTCCTTGCACAAAGCATCTTGTATGAAAAAGGTTTTCTCTTTGACTTGTATCCTCCTCCTTTATTTGGCTTCCCAACATTCTTCTCACCATGAGTAAATCTCCACTAGGTATTTCTTCTTCAAACTCCTCATCATAATCACCATCCTCCTCTTCAACaatttcttcattttcttccatAAGCATAGTTCTCTTTGTTGGACATTGAGATGCAATATGTCCTTTGCCTTGACACTTGAAACACTTAACACTTTTGTTAGTTGAAACACTTGAAGAAGAAGATGTAATAGTTTTACCTTTGTTTTCAACCGTGGCTTCCTTAGATGATGAAGCACCTTCCTTCTTTGTTTTGTCCTTCCAACTTTGAGAATTGAAAGTGGTGGAATTTCTCCTTGCTTGGCTCTTTCTTTTGAGTTGTTGTTCCACTTTGATAGCTTGGTGTACCAATTCATCCATTTCAACATAGTGATGAAGTTCCACTATGTCACTAATG from Lathyrus oleraceus cultivar Zhongwan6 chromosome 1, CAAS_Psat_ZW6_1.0, whole genome shotgun sequence includes:
- the LOC127100303 gene encoding uncharacterized protein LOC127100303, whose amino-acid sequence is MEVLKIRANVEEDDEATMARFLHGLNHDISDIVELHHYVEMDELVHQAIKVEQQLKRKSQARRNSTTFNSQSWKDKTKKEGASSSKEATVENKGKTITSSSSSVSTNKSVKCFKCQGKGHIASQCPTKRTMLMEENEEIVEEEDGDYDEEFEEEIPSGDLLMVRRMLGSQIKEEDTSQRENLFHTRCFVQGKVCSLIIDGGSCTNVASTRLVSKLKLETKPHPKPYKLQWLNESVEMLVNKQVEICFKIGKYEDVVLCDVVPMEASHLLLGRP